From the Bombus vancouverensis nearcticus chromosome 3, iyBomVanc1_principal, whole genome shotgun sequence genome, one window contains:
- the LOC117154176 gene encoding nucleolar complex protein 4 homolog B isoform X3, with product MYLERTISLTISEPSPEARYVNWLRNCYEEIWEKILTSMEKCRPGIQLQALTTAIKLMAEEGKNPLEPIGNLGYYFPLHRLKPILMKLLSPEEDNASLICRFQEIIEYPDALYYTWKCLPSLTPKRQPHEVYIKNLLELIHKLSLPKEIEGNEMCENKNLLCKPQQATKNFIWDQAGARRALNKVWACVMHWELTPQLHKQLLIVLLERVMPHLEKPVLLTDFLMDSLDADGPIGLLALQGVFLLVTKHNLEYPNIFTKLYSMFEPEIFHTKYKARLFYLSDLFLSSTHLPEALVAAFAKRLARLTLVAPPEDILIILLFVGNLLLRHPGLKRLIDHPQGGEVSSEENNGAGDPFLMEERDPLLSNALLSSLWEIKALQWHIVPSIASAARFIREPLPSVEYDMASALERTGGHLFDSELKNKVKDIMLTFERPNSMSLPKGERLLQYWQLTTMH from the exons ATGTATTTGGAACGTACGATATCCCTTACTATTTCAG AGCCAAGTCCTGAAGCAAGATATGTCAACTGGTTGAGGAATTGTTATGAAGAAATATGGGAAAAAATACTTACATCAATGGAAAAATGTCGACCTGGCATTCAACTACAAGCTCTCACTACTGCTATAAAACTGATGGCTGAAGAAGGTAAAAATCCATTGGAACCAATTGGCAACTTGGGATATTATTTTCCACTTCATCGGTTAAAGCCCAttttgatgaaattactttCACCGGAGGAGGACAATGCCAGTTTAATATGTAGATTTCAAGAAATTATAGAATATCCTGATGCTCTTTACTATACATGGAAATGTCTTCCATCTCTTACCCCAAAAAGACAGCCACATGaagtttatattaaaaatttgttggaACTTATACATAAATTATCATTGCCAAAAGAAATTGAAG GAAATGAGATGTGtgaaaataagaatttattgtGTAAACCACAGCAAG ctactaaaaatTTTATATGGGATCAAGCTGGAGCAAGACGTGCATTGAATAAAGTCTGGGCTTGTGTCATGCATTGGGAATTGACACCACAGTTACATAAACAATTATTAATAGTTCTTTTAGAGAGAGTAATGCCACATTTAGAAAAACCTGTTTTACTAACAGATTTTCTTATGGATTCATTGGATGCAGATGGGCCTATTGGCTTACTTGCATTACAAGGTGTATTTTTACTAGTTACCAAACATAATTTGGAATATCCTAATATTTTTACCAAGCTTTATTCTATGTTTGAACCAGAGATCTTTCATACAAAATACAAAGCACGTTTGTTTTATTTGTCCGATCTTTTCCTCAGTTCAAC acaCTTGCCAGAAGCATTAGTTGCTGCTTTCGCAAAAAGACTCGCGCGTTTAACTCTTGTAGCACCACCTGAAGATATTCTTATCATCTTATTGTTTGTTGGGAATCTTTTACTTAGGCATCCTGGCTTGAAACGTCTCATTGATCATCCACAAGGAGGAGAGGTTTCGTCAGAAGAAAATAATGGTGCTGGAGACCCATTTTTAATGGAAGAACGAGATCCTTTATTAAGTAACGCACTCCTTAGTAGTCTTTGGGAAATTAAAGCCTTACAGTGGCATATAGTACCAAGTATTGCTAGTGCTGCACGTTTCATTCGTGAACCCCTCCCTTCTGTAGAGTATGATATGGCATCAGCTTTAGAACGTACTGGAGGACATTTATTCGATAGTGAGTTAAAAAATAAGGTTAAAGATATAATGCTAACGTTCGAAAGACCCAATTCAATGTCATTACCAAAAGGTGAAAGATTATTGCAATATTGGCAATTAACAACAATGCACTGA
- the LOC117154176 gene encoding nucleolar complex protein 4 homolog B isoform X2: MSSKLLRQKAQEFLTSRKRANNLVDIISQWDESTSSCLLTIETIFVEVLKRGDMYLERTISLTISEPSPEARYVNWLRNCYEEIWEKILTSMEKCRPGIQLQALTTAIKLMAEEGKNPLEPIGNLGYYFPLHRLKPILMKLLSPEEDNASLICRFQEIIEYPDALYYTWKCLPSLTPKRQPHEVYIKNLLELIHKLSLPKEIEGNEMCENKNLLCKPQQATKNFIWDQAGARRALNKVWACVMHWELTPQLHKQLLIVLLERVMPHLEKPVLLTDFLMDSLDADGPIGLLALQGVFLLVTKHNLEYPNIFTKLYSMFEPEIFHTKYKARLFYLSDLFLSSTHLPEALVAAFAKRLARLTLVAPPEDILIILLFVGNLLLRHPGLKRLIDHPQGGEVSSEENNGAGDPFLMEERDPLLSNALLSSLWEIKALQWHIVPSIASAARFIREPLPSVEYDMASALERTGGHLFDSELKNKVKDIMLTFERPNSMSLPKGERLLQYWQLTTMH; encoded by the exons ATGTCATCAAAGCTTTTAAGGCAAAAAGCTCAGGAATTTTTAACTTCGAGAAAACGCGCAAATAATTTAGTAGATATAATTTCTCAATGGGAT GAATCCACTTCGTCCTGCCTGCTCACAATAGAAACAATATTCGTTGAAGTCCTAAAAAGAGGTGATATGTATTTGGAACGTACGATATCCCTTACTATTTCAG AGCCAAGTCCTGAAGCAAGATATGTCAACTGGTTGAGGAATTGTTATGAAGAAATATGGGAAAAAATACTTACATCAATGGAAAAATGTCGACCTGGCATTCAACTACAAGCTCTCACTACTGCTATAAAACTGATGGCTGAAGAAGGTAAAAATCCATTGGAACCAATTGGCAACTTGGGATATTATTTTCCACTTCATCGGTTAAAGCCCAttttgatgaaattactttCACCGGAGGAGGACAATGCCAGTTTAATATGTAGATTTCAAGAAATTATAGAATATCCTGATGCTCTTTACTATACATGGAAATGTCTTCCATCTCTTACCCCAAAAAGACAGCCACATGaagtttatattaaaaatttgttggaACTTATACATAAATTATCATTGCCAAAAGAAATTGAAG GAAATGAGATGTGtgaaaataagaatttattgtGTAAACCACAGCAAG ctactaaaaatTTTATATGGGATCAAGCTGGAGCAAGACGTGCATTGAATAAAGTCTGGGCTTGTGTCATGCATTGGGAATTGACACCACAGTTACATAAACAATTATTAATAGTTCTTTTAGAGAGAGTAATGCCACATTTAGAAAAACCTGTTTTACTAACAGATTTTCTTATGGATTCATTGGATGCAGATGGGCCTATTGGCTTACTTGCATTACAAGGTGTATTTTTACTAGTTACCAAACATAATTTGGAATATCCTAATATTTTTACCAAGCTTTATTCTATGTTTGAACCAGAGATCTTTCATACAAAATACAAAGCACGTTTGTTTTATTTGTCCGATCTTTTCCTCAGTTCAAC acaCTTGCCAGAAGCATTAGTTGCTGCTTTCGCAAAAAGACTCGCGCGTTTAACTCTTGTAGCACCACCTGAAGATATTCTTATCATCTTATTGTTTGTTGGGAATCTTTTACTTAGGCATCCTGGCTTGAAACGTCTCATTGATCATCCACAAGGAGGAGAGGTTTCGTCAGAAGAAAATAATGGTGCTGGAGACCCATTTTTAATGGAAGAACGAGATCCTTTATTAAGTAACGCACTCCTTAGTAGTCTTTGGGAAATTAAAGCCTTACAGTGGCATATAGTACCAAGTATTGCTAGTGCTGCACGTTTCATTCGTGAACCCCTCCCTTCTGTAGAGTATGATATGGCATCAGCTTTAGAACGTACTGGAGGACATTTATTCGATAGTGAGTTAAAAAATAAGGTTAAAGATATAATGCTAACGTTCGAAAGACCCAATTCAATGTCATTACCAAAAGGTGAAAGATTATTGCAATATTGGCAATTAACAACAATGCACTGA
- the LOC117154176 gene encoding nucleolar complex protein 4 homolog B isoform X1, with the protein MADASDLPGASSSQKMSSKLLRQKAQEFLTSRKRANNLVDIISQWDESTSSCLLTIETIFVEVLKRGDMYLERTISLTISEPSPEARYVNWLRNCYEEIWEKILTSMEKCRPGIQLQALTTAIKLMAEEGKNPLEPIGNLGYYFPLHRLKPILMKLLSPEEDNASLICRFQEIIEYPDALYYTWKCLPSLTPKRQPHEVYIKNLLELIHKLSLPKEIEGNEMCENKNLLCKPQQATKNFIWDQAGARRALNKVWACVMHWELTPQLHKQLLIVLLERVMPHLEKPVLLTDFLMDSLDADGPIGLLALQGVFLLVTKHNLEYPNIFTKLYSMFEPEIFHTKYKARLFYLSDLFLSSTHLPEALVAAFAKRLARLTLVAPPEDILIILLFVGNLLLRHPGLKRLIDHPQGGEVSSEENNGAGDPFLMEERDPLLSNALLSSLWEIKALQWHIVPSIASAARFIREPLPSVEYDMASALERTGGHLFDSELKNKVKDIMLTFERPNSMSLPKGERLLQYWQLTTMH; encoded by the exons ATGGCGGATGCATCAGATCTTCCCGGCGCTTCTTCCAGTCAAAAAATGTCATCAAAGCTTTTAAGGCAAAAAGCTCAGGAATTTTTAACTTCGAGAAAACGCGCAAATAATTTAGTAGATATAATTTCTCAATGGGAT GAATCCACTTCGTCCTGCCTGCTCACAATAGAAACAATATTCGTTGAAGTCCTAAAAAGAGGTGATATGTATTTGGAACGTACGATATCCCTTACTATTTCAG AGCCAAGTCCTGAAGCAAGATATGTCAACTGGTTGAGGAATTGTTATGAAGAAATATGGGAAAAAATACTTACATCAATGGAAAAATGTCGACCTGGCATTCAACTACAAGCTCTCACTACTGCTATAAAACTGATGGCTGAAGAAGGTAAAAATCCATTGGAACCAATTGGCAACTTGGGATATTATTTTCCACTTCATCGGTTAAAGCCCAttttgatgaaattactttCACCGGAGGAGGACAATGCCAGTTTAATATGTAGATTTCAAGAAATTATAGAATATCCTGATGCTCTTTACTATACATGGAAATGTCTTCCATCTCTTACCCCAAAAAGACAGCCACATGaagtttatattaaaaatttgttggaACTTATACATAAATTATCATTGCCAAAAGAAATTGAAG GAAATGAGATGTGtgaaaataagaatttattgtGTAAACCACAGCAAG ctactaaaaatTTTATATGGGATCAAGCTGGAGCAAGACGTGCATTGAATAAAGTCTGGGCTTGTGTCATGCATTGGGAATTGACACCACAGTTACATAAACAATTATTAATAGTTCTTTTAGAGAGAGTAATGCCACATTTAGAAAAACCTGTTTTACTAACAGATTTTCTTATGGATTCATTGGATGCAGATGGGCCTATTGGCTTACTTGCATTACAAGGTGTATTTTTACTAGTTACCAAACATAATTTGGAATATCCTAATATTTTTACCAAGCTTTATTCTATGTTTGAACCAGAGATCTTTCATACAAAATACAAAGCACGTTTGTTTTATTTGTCCGATCTTTTCCTCAGTTCAAC acaCTTGCCAGAAGCATTAGTTGCTGCTTTCGCAAAAAGACTCGCGCGTTTAACTCTTGTAGCACCACCTGAAGATATTCTTATCATCTTATTGTTTGTTGGGAATCTTTTACTTAGGCATCCTGGCTTGAAACGTCTCATTGATCATCCACAAGGAGGAGAGGTTTCGTCAGAAGAAAATAATGGTGCTGGAGACCCATTTTTAATGGAAGAACGAGATCCTTTATTAAGTAACGCACTCCTTAGTAGTCTTTGGGAAATTAAAGCCTTACAGTGGCATATAGTACCAAGTATTGCTAGTGCTGCACGTTTCATTCGTGAACCCCTCCCTTCTGTAGAGTATGATATGGCATCAGCTTTAGAACGTACTGGAGGACATTTATTCGATAGTGAGTTAAAAAATAAGGTTAAAGATATAATGCTAACGTTCGAAAGACCCAATTCAATGTCATTACCAAAAGGTGAAAGATTATTGCAATATTGGCAATTAACAACAATGCACTGA